ATCCTGTGCGCCGTTCCGCTGCTCGCCGCCGGCTGGACGCTCGGCAAGGCGGGCACGCTGTTTTCCTACAAGGACATCACCCGCGAGGGCTATGTTCGCCAGATTCCGGATGACGGCGAAGGTGCCAAGCTACCGCCCATCCCGTGGCTAGAAGCCTCGATCAAGAAGGGCGCGAAGTCCTATTCCAAGTGCACTGGTTGCCACGGTGCCGACGGCAAGGGCGACGGAGCCAGCTACCCGTCGCTCGCCGGATCCGAGTGGGTGAACGGGGAAACCGAGCGTTTCGCCATGGTTATCCTGAATGGTCTTACGGGACCAACCTCCACTGGCAAAACCTACGGGGTGATGCCGTCCCAAGCTGCCGGCCTGAGCGGCGAGGATCTCGCCCACCTCATGAACTTCGTCCGTCACTCCTTCGGCAACAGCGCCAGCGACGTGGTCACCAAGGAGATGGGCATCGCCGCCATTGATCTCTCCAGCAAGCGCGCCAAGGCCGGGGCACCAGTCACCGGTGACGAGCTGAATGCCGATCACAAGAAGAACCTTCCGGGCGAACCCATCGATCCGAAGATGATGGTCGATCCGATTACTCTCGAACCGGCGGAAGCCAAATAACTTCAGCCAACTTTTTCAAAACGCATGAGCGCACACGCCCACGCCGCTGACCACCACGGTCACGACGACCATCACCACCACGAACCCGGCTTCTGGTCGAAGTACGTGTTCTCGACCGATCACAAGATGATCGGCATCCAATACGGTCTGACCGCCATGGCCTTCCTGGCCTTCGGCTTCTACCTGATGATGGTGATGCGCTGGAGCATCGCCTATCCGCACGAGCCGCTGCCGGAGTGGATGAGCTGGCTCTTCACCGAAAACTGGAAGGCCCGCTGGCTCCAGGACGGCAAGGTGACGGGTGAGACTTACAACATGTTCGGTGCCATGCACGGCACCATCATGGTGTTCCTTGGCATCGTGCCGCTCGGCTTCGGTGCCTTCGGCAACTACGTGACACCGCTGCAGATCGGCGCGGTGGACATGGCGTTCCCGAAGCTGAACATGACCAGCTACTGGCTCTACCTGCTCGGTGGCCTGATCATGTGCGCCTCCTTCTTCATGGAGTCGGGTGCCGCCAAGTCCGGCTGGACGAATTACTCGCCGCTCGCCGGTTTCGCTGACGGCCAGATCGTCAACCAGTGGCTCGCCGGCCAGACGCAGTGGCTGATCGGCCTGGTGCTACTGATCTCTTCCTCGCTGCTAGGCTCGGTGAACTTCATCACCACCATCATCAACCTGCGTGCCCGTGGCATGACCTGGATGCGCATGCCCTTCTTCGTGTGGGCGATGCTGGTGACGGGCTTCTTGCTCCTGCTCGCCTTCCCGCCGCTGGAAGCCGCTGGCATCATGCAGCTCATGGACCGGGTCACGAACTCGTCCTTCTTCATGCCCTCCGGCCTGTATTCGGCCAAGGAAGGCATGGCCGACCTTTCCGGTGGCGGTTCGCCGCTGCTGTTCCAGCACTTGTTCTGGTTCCTCGGTCACCCGGAGGTGTACGTGCTGCTGCTGCCGTCGATCGCGTGCGTTGCGGAAATCATTCCGGTCAATACCCGCCGCCCGCTGTGGGGCTATAAGGCGATGGTCTATGGCGTGCTCGTCCTCGGCTTCCTGTCCTTCGTCGTGTGGGCGCACCACATGTATCTCACCGGCATGGGTCCGGTCGTCTCGACCTTCTTCCAGACCACCACGGTCCTGATCTCGATCCCGTCGGTGATCCTGCTCACCTCGATGATCATTTCGCTGTGGGGCGGCTCGATCCGCTTCAATGGCGGCATGATCTGGGCCTGCGCCTTCCTGCCGATGTTCGGTATCGGCGGTCTGACCGGCCTGCCGCTCGCCTTCAACCTGGTGGACCTCCACCTGCACGATACCTACTACGTGATCGGCCACTTCCACTACGTGGTGGCCCCGGGCATTCTCTTCGGCCTCTTCGCCGGGGTGTATCACTGGTATCCAAAGATCACCGGTCGCCACATGAGCGGCTTCCTGAATCACGTGCACTTCTGGCCCACCTTGGTGTGCATGAACCTGATCTTCTTCCCGATGCTTACCCAGGGCATGGCCGGCTTCCACCGCCGCTGGTACAATGGTGGGGATGCCTACCTCGCCAAGGCCAAGGACAGCGTCAACGTCTTCGGCCTGACCGTGGCCGAGCACATCGACCTGAACATCGTGATGTCGGTCGCCGCGTGGGCGATGGCACTGGCCCAGATCCCCTTCGTGATCAACCTCTTCACCGCGTGGAAGATCGGCCGCAAGGTCGAGAGCGACAATCCGTACCACGCCACCACCCTCGAGTGGGCGACGCCGACGCCTCCGGGCCACGGCAACTTCCTCACCGAGCCGGTTGTCTATCGCGGCCCGTATGAATACAGCCGCCCGGATTGCGACGACGATTACCTGCCGCAGTGGGAAGAGCCGAAGCGGGATAGCGATGCTCCCGCCGAGAAACCCGTGACCCCGTCCGCTCACTGACGATCCATTCGGTCCCGAGCCTGAAAACTTGGCACTGAAAACCAGCTCCTTTTCCAATGGAAATCCCCTACATCGTCACCCCACGCAAGGACACGGGCCTCTTCAATTCGAAGATCGCCATCTGGTTGTTCCTCGCGTCGGAAGTCATGCTTTTCGGCGGCTTCTTCTCGGCCTACATTTTCCTGCGCCTCGGTGCGGACTTCCCGTGGCCGGAGCGGACGCTTCCCGTGCTGCCGGGCCTCATCAATACCTTCGTGCTGATCGCCTCGTCGGTCACCGTGGTGTTCGCCTGGGCGTCGCTGAAGATGCGCCAGTGGGGCAAGTTCCAGATGTACATGGCCATCACGGTCATCTGCTCCTTCATCTTCATGGGCCTGAAGGGCATCGAGTACAACGTGAAGTTCCACCACCAGGCGCTTCGCACCAAGGACTACTCGGTCGTGGAAGGCCACCTCGGCTACCAGCCGAAGGATGGCGTGCATGTGCACCACGGTGAGGAGCTGAAGGACGAGCAGATCGCCCTCGATCACAAGGGCAAGAAGATCGAGCAGAACGTCATCAACTTCGAGACCTCGCAGATCTCCTTCAACACCGTCCGCTACCATAAGGCCTGGGTGGAGGCGATCATGGCTCATGCCGCGGAAGCCAACGCCAGCGTGGAACTCGCTTCCAAGCTCGAACTCCAGACCTCCCGTGGCACGCCGGTGGTCTTCGAGAAGGGCACCAAGCTCGACCTGAAGCTGCTGGCCGACATTACGAAGGCGCACCTTGCCGCGCGGGCGAACAATTCCGAGCTGCGGATCGATAGCCTGCGCCACGAGTGGGACAAGGCCCACGAAGCCAACCCCGGCAAGAAGGGTTGGGAACTTTCCCAGAATGTGAAGGTGGATGAAGCCGCCATTGCCAAGGACCTGATGCCCGAGGCTGCCGCGATCGCCTTCGAAGTGAAGCCTCCCACGGCCTTCCACTTCCGCCCGCGTGACATTCAGGAAGGAGCCGAAGCCGGCACCCTCCGCGACGGCACCGCTTTGGTGGGAAAGCTGCTCGAGAGCCCGATGGGTTTCCACTATGTCGATGCCCTCGACTTCCGCCACCTCGCGATGAAGGTGACCGAGAAGGTCGGTCGCCACGACGAGGCCGCGATTGAAAAG
This window of the Luteolibacter arcticus genome carries:
- a CDS encoding c-type cytochrome; the protein is MIDPSKPDLEESVNVTEAHERVIRGAAAASRESKLKENGAEPVSLWVLILCAVPLLAAGWTLGKAGTLFSYKDITREGYVRQIPDDGEGAKLPPIPWLEASIKKGAKSYSKCTGCHGADGKGDGASYPSLAGSEWVNGETERFAMVILNGLTGPTSTGKTYGVMPSQAAGLSGEDLAHLMNFVRHSFGNSASDVVTKEMGIAAIDLSSKRAKAGAPVTGDELNADHKKNLPGEPIDPKMMVDPITLEPAEAK
- a CDS encoding cytochrome c oxidase subunit I, with protein sequence MSAHAHAADHHGHDDHHHHEPGFWSKYVFSTDHKMIGIQYGLTAMAFLAFGFYLMMVMRWSIAYPHEPLPEWMSWLFTENWKARWLQDGKVTGETYNMFGAMHGTIMVFLGIVPLGFGAFGNYVTPLQIGAVDMAFPKLNMTSYWLYLLGGLIMCASFFMESGAAKSGWTNYSPLAGFADGQIVNQWLAGQTQWLIGLVLLISSSLLGSVNFITTIINLRARGMTWMRMPFFVWAMLVTGFLLLLAFPPLEAAGIMQLMDRVTNSSFFMPSGLYSAKEGMADLSGGGSPLLFQHLFWFLGHPEVYVLLLPSIACVAEIIPVNTRRPLWGYKAMVYGVLVLGFLSFVVWAHHMYLTGMGPVVSTFFQTTTVLISIPSVILLTSMIISLWGGSIRFNGGMIWACAFLPMFGIGGLTGLPLAFNLVDLHLHDTYYVIGHFHYVVAPGILFGLFAGVYHWYPKITGRHMSGFLNHVHFWPTLVCMNLIFFPMLTQGMAGFHRRWYNGGDAYLAKAKDSVNVFGLTVAEHIDLNIVMSVAAWAMALAQIPFVINLFTAWKIGRKVESDNPYHATTLEWATPTPPGHGNFLTEPVVYRGPYEYSRPDCDDDYLPQWEEPKRDSDAPAEKPVTPSAH
- a CDS encoding cytochrome c oxidase subunit 3, producing the protein MEIPYIVTPRKDTGLFNSKIAIWLFLASEVMLFGGFFSAYIFLRLGADFPWPERTLPVLPGLINTFVLIASSVTVVFAWASLKMRQWGKFQMYMAITVICSFIFMGLKGIEYNVKFHHQALRTKDYSVVEGHLGYQPKDGVHVHHGEELKDEQIALDHKGKKIEQNVINFETSQISFNTVRYHKAWVEAIMAHAAEANASVELASKLELQTSRGTPVVFEKGTKLDLKLLADITKAHLAARANNSELRIDSLRHEWDKAHEANPGKKGWELSQNVKVDEAAIAKDLMPEAAAIAFEVKPPTAFHFRPRDIQEGAEAGTLRDGTALVGKLLESPMGFHYVDALDFRHLAMKVTEKVGRHDEAAIEKAIEESWLLKENKELAEVWEKQQKALGQLTEFLASKGKVPTEKDKYRIGWQEMDYYMNTSLADVQIDPSKYAMPKSKEALKEEFFGPDYKTRKFPHLEVPRDQVLFASKFEPAWNTYYAIYFTMTGLHGLHVIGGALVLAYYLFCGKSMYLTNPEWLANRVEVGGLFWHFVDLVWIFLFPILYLM